A genomic region of Peptoniphilus sp. ING2-D1G contains the following coding sequences:
- a CDS encoding cell division protein FtsQ (FtsQ/DivIB bacterial division proteins (pfam03799) contain an N-terminal POTRA domain (for polypeptide-transport-associated domain). This is found in different types of proteins, usually associated with a transmembrane beta-barrel. FtsQ/DivIB may have chaperone-like roles, which has also been postulated for the POTRA domain in other contexts; Family membership), with protein MKENRKEKYRIRAKRKNFIRKIILLMMMAAIMFFVLTKTGFFNVSSINVLGNETISKEEIIKRSGIAVGQNYFSVSKKDRVEAINSIAKVKSSKIKFSISGNTTIEVEERKGIMQIENYASYYIIDKDLRVIEIMSRPFQNLKEISGIDTQNLDLGDYILTRDKDKIEFLTQLINAEEIFNLIKKIEFKEDVYLLIDNNDVEIEFNSIDDLEYKFKMLMEILKDIEATGKNAIRIEMDNGHSPIVVLQSTYDEKENNN; from the coding sequence ATGAAAGAAAATAGAAAAGAAAAGTACAGAATACGAGCTAAAAGAAAAAACTTCATCAGAAAGATTATTTTGTTGATGATGATGGCCGCTATAATGTTTTTTGTTTTGACTAAAACCGGGTTTTTTAATGTGAGTTCAATAAATGTTCTCGGCAATGAAACAATTTCCAAGGAGGAGATAATTAAAAGGTCAGGTATTGCAGTCGGACAAAATTATTTTAGTGTGTCAAAAAAAGATAGAGTTGAGGCGATAAATAGCATAGCGAAGGTAAAATCTTCAAAAATAAAATTTTCAATTTCCGGAAATACGACCATTGAGGTTGAGGAAAGAAAGGGCATAATGCAGATTGAAAATTACGCAAGTTACTACATAATAGACAAAGATTTAAGGGTTATAGAAATAATGAGCAGACCATTTCAAAACCTTAAAGAAATCAGTGGGATAGATACACAGAATTTAGATCTTGGGGATTATATACTGACAAGAGACAAGGATAAAATAGAATTTCTAACTCAATTAATAAATGCAGAAGAAATTTTTAATTTAATTAAAAAGATTGAATTTAAAGAAGATGTATATTTATTGATAGATAATAATGATGTTGAAATCGAATTCAATTCCATAGATGACTTGGAGTATAAATTCAAAATGCTAATGGAAATTTTAAAGGACATTGAAGCTACAGGAAAAAATGCCATAAGAATAGAAATGGACAATGGACATTCTCCGATAGTAGTTCTACAAAGCACTTATGATGAAAAAGAAAATAATAATTAA
- the murG gene encoding UDP-N-acetylglucosamine-N-acetylmuramyl-(pentapeptide) pyrophosphoryl-undecaprenol N-acetylglucosamine transferase (Cell wall formation. Catalyzes the transfer of a GlcNAc subunit on undecaprenyl-pyrophosphoryl-MurNAc-pentapeptide (lipid intermediate I) to form undecaprenyl-pyrophosphoryl-MurNAc-(pentapeptide)GlcNAc (lipid intermediate II); High confidence in function and specificity), with product MKYILSGGGTGGHIYPALSIIAEIKKRDVAAEVLYVGKKDSLEEELTKKENITFEAIEVQGFPRKKLNWQTISTIISLFKGLAQSDKIIKKFKPDIVIGTGGYVCAPILLKAQQMGILTVIQEQNAFPGKTNKLLSKRAELVALNFEEAKKYLKYKKVIVTGNPIRADFNQIDKVKARKQYAIADDEKFVLSFGGSGGQESTNEAVLDILKSDRKIDFKLYHVTGKVHYKNFMDQLRGINLNDNIKIVEYSNEIPSLLMASDLVIASSSAMTLAEISAVGVSSILIPKAYTAGNHQVYNANSYKDKNAAEIILEENLNADTLYKEITSLLKDDKLRNVMAENSKKLGNPKAVEILLNEIELLLNERK from the coding sequence ATGAAATACATACTTTCCGGTGGAGGCACGGGCGGGCATATTTATCCTGCACTTTCAATCATTGCGGAAATAAAAAAAAGAGATGTAGCAGCAGAGGTTTTATATGTTGGTAAAAAAGACAGCCTTGAAGAAGAGCTGACAAAAAAAGAAAACATAACCTTTGAAGCTATAGAAGTTCAAGGATTTCCTCGAAAAAAATTAAATTGGCAAACAATATCAACAATTATCTCCCTTTTTAAAGGGTTAGCTCAAAGTGATAAAATAATTAAAAAGTTCAAACCTGATATAGTTATCGGAACAGGCGGATATGTCTGTGCACCGATTCTTTTAAAAGCGCAACAAATGGGTATATTGACAGTTATACAGGAACAAAATGCTTTCCCGGGAAAGACCAACAAACTTTTATCCAAAAGAGCTGAGTTGGTAGCTTTAAATTTTGAAGAAGCTAAAAAATATTTAAAGTACAAAAAAGTCATAGTTACAGGCAACCCCATAAGAGCTGATTTTAATCAAATTGACAAAGTAAAAGCCAGAAAACAATACGCTATTGCAGATGATGAAAAATTTGTGCTTTCCTTTGGGGGAAGTGGAGGACAAGAATCTACAAATGAGGCAGTCCTTGATATTTTAAAGTCAGATAGGAAAATAGATTTTAAATTGTACCATGTCACCGGTAAAGTACATTATAAAAATTTTATGGACCAATTAAGGGGCATAAATTTAAATGATAATATAAAAATAGTAGAATATTCAAATGAAATACCATCTTTATTGATGGCAAGTGATCTTGTTATTGCAAGTTCTTCAGCTATGACTTTAGCAGAAATATCAGCTGTAGGAGTAAGTTCCATTTTGATACCTAAGGCTTATACTGCCGGAAACCATCAAGTATACAACGCAAACAGTTATAAAGACAAAAATGCAGCCGAAATAATTTTAGAGGAGAATTTAAATGCAGATACCCTCTATAAAGAAATAACATCTCTGTTAAAAGACGATAAGCTTAGAAATGTCATGGCTGAAAACTCAAAGAAGCTTGGAAATCCTAAAGCTGTTGAAATTCTATTAAACGAAATAGAGTTGTTGCTAAATGAAAGAAAATAG
- a CDS encoding cell division protein FtsW (A number of prokaryotic integral membrane proteins involved in cell cycle processes have been found to be structurally related. These proteins include, the Escherichia coli and related bacteria cell division protein ftsW and the rod shape-determining protein rodA (or mrdB), the Bacillus subtilis stage V sporulation protein E (spoVE), the B. subtilis hypothetical proteins ywcF and ylaO and the Cyanophora paradoxa cyanelle ftsW homolog; High confidence in function and specificity) has product MKVLKKRYKSVDLGLLLIFIVLVGFGLIVVTSAAYPLGIKYYDDGFYYGKRQLMFCILGFIFSYIASRFPRNIIKKISPYLFVISILLILALWTPMGDDTYGSTRWLKIPGINLRFQPSDILKITSILFLAKILEINRKNMENKETFVVIVGIIGLSVVPIMLKDLSTGVVIGFSLFAMYMAGGIKSYQFVTLLGISVLGMIPMTMKFLYRMRRIFGFLNPDIASLDENYQITQSLYAIAMGGIGGVGFFHSRQKYSNIPQAHNDFIFPVICEEFGLIGGIFVVMMFFLFVYRGYVIAIKSKNYYDKYVTIGITSYIGIQAIFNLGVGCGLFPVTGITLPFISYGGTSLLVTMVAVGLLLGISRDV; this is encoded by the coding sequence ATGAAAGTTCTAAAAAAAAGATATAAATCCGTAGATCTTGGACTATTGTTAATATTTATAGTGTTAGTGGGCTTTGGACTTATAGTGGTAACAAGCGCAGCTTATCCGCTGGGAATAAAATACTATGATGACGGTTTTTATTATGGAAAAAGACAGCTTATGTTTTGCATATTAGGGTTTATATTTAGCTATATCGCATCCAGATTTCCAAGAAATATAATCAAAAAAATATCTCCTTATCTCTTTGTTATAAGTATATTGTTGATATTGGCATTATGGACACCGATGGGAGATGATACATACGGTTCCACAAGATGGCTTAAAATTCCGGGCATAAATTTGAGATTTCAACCTTCAGATATACTTAAAATCACATCTATTTTATTTTTGGCAAAAATTCTTGAAATAAACAGAAAAAACATGGAAAACAAAGAAACTTTTGTGGTAATTGTAGGGATAATAGGGTTATCTGTAGTTCCTATAATGCTTAAGGATTTGTCTACAGGAGTTGTAATAGGATTTTCGCTCTTTGCAATGTATATGGCAGGGGGAATAAAATCATACCAATTTGTCACACTTTTAGGTATTAGTGTACTTGGAATGATTCCTATGACTATGAAATTTCTATACAGAATGAGAAGAATTTTCGGATTTTTAAATCCTGATATTGCTTCTTTAGATGAAAACTACCAAATTACACAATCTCTTTACGCAATAGCCATGGGGGGAATTGGCGGAGTGGGGTTTTTTCACTCGAGGCAAAAATACTCCAATATACCTCAAGCCCACAATGATTTTATTTTTCCGGTAATATGTGAAGAATTCGGTTTAATAGGCGGGATATTTGTCGTTATGATGTTTTTTCTTTTTGTGTATAGAGGATATGTTATTGCTATTAAGTCAAAAAATTATTATGATAAATATGTGACAATAGGAATTACTTCATATATTGGCATACAAGCTATATTTAACTTGGGAGTAGGGTGTGGTTTATTTCCCGTAACAGGAATTACGTTACCCTTTATATCCTATGGAGGAACCTCCTTATTGGTAACTATGGTCGCAGTAGGATTATTGCTTGGAATTTCAAGGGATGTGTAA
- the ftsZ gene encoding Cell division protein FtsZ (Essential cell division protein that forms a contractile ring structure (Z ring) at the future cell division site. The regulation of the ring assembly controls the timing and the location of cell division. One of the functions of the FtsZ ring is to recruit other cell division proteins to the septum to produce a new cell wall between the dividing cells. Binds GTP and shows GTPase activity; High confidence in function and specificity), which yields MLDFDMDHDEFAKIKVVGVGGGGNNAVNRMINAGVKGVDFIALNTDKQALRASLAETKIQIGEKITKGLGAGANPEIGEQSAEESRDEIREVLDGADMVFITAGMGGGTGTGAAPIIAEIAKDLGLLTVGVVTKPFTFEGMKRSKSADKGIKELKDKVDTLVIIPNDRLLTISDKKTSFSKAFEIADDVLKQGIQGISDLISVPNLINLDFADVKAIMYDKGIAHMGIGQASGDERAVEAAKLAINSPLLETSIEGAKSVLLNITAGNDLGIFEVNEAADLIRDCVAEDANIIFGAGIDDTLKDQVKITVIATDFDQYKDDDKKQNKFRDLGEEKENANIGELRIPSFLRTNRK from the coding sequence ATGTTAGATTTTGATATGGATCACGACGAATTTGCTAAAATTAAAGTTGTGGGCGTTGGCGGAGGCGGAAATAATGCTGTTAACAGAATGATTAATGCCGGTGTCAAAGGAGTGGATTTCATTGCCCTTAACACTGACAAACAAGCGCTTAGAGCTTCACTTGCCGAAACTAAAATTCAAATTGGCGAAAAAATTACAAAAGGATTGGGTGCAGGGGCAAATCCTGAGATAGGAGAACAATCCGCAGAAGAATCAAGGGATGAAATCAGGGAAGTACTTGATGGCGCCGATATGGTATTTATTACTGCCGGAATGGGCGGAGGAACAGGAACCGGGGCAGCTCCTATAATCGCTGAAATAGCTAAGGATCTTGGACTTCTTACAGTGGGAGTAGTAACAAAACCTTTCACCTTTGAAGGTATGAAAAGATCAAAATCTGCAGATAAAGGAATAAAGGAATTAAAAGATAAAGTTGATACATTAGTTATTATTCCTAACGACAGACTTCTTACAATATCCGACAAAAAAACCAGTTTTTCAAAGGCCTTTGAAATTGCCGATGACGTTTTAAAGCAAGGTATTCAAGGTATTTCAGATTTAATTTCCGTCCCCAACCTCATTAATTTAGATTTTGCAGATGTTAAGGCGATTATGTATGATAAGGGCATTGCTCACATGGGCATAGGTCAGGCTTCAGGAGATGAAAGAGCGGTAGAAGCCGCAAAACTTGCGATAAACTCTCCTCTTCTTGAAACTTCTATAGAAGGCGCAAAATCCGTATTGTTAAACATAACGGCAGGAAATGATCTTGGAATATTTGAAGTTAATGAAGCTGCGGACTTAATAAGAGATTGTGTAGCTGAAGATGCAAATATAATATTTGGAGCAGGAATAGACGATACATTAAAGGACCAAGTAAAAATCACAGTCATAGCTACTGATTTCGACCAATACAAAGATGATGATAAAAAACAAAATAAATTTAGAGACTTGGGCGAAGAAAAAGAAAACGCAAATATCGGAGAATTAAGAATACCGTCTTTTTTAAGGACCAACAGAAAATAA